In Prosthecomicrobium sp. N25, one DNA window encodes the following:
- a CDS encoding carbohydrate ABC transporter permease — protein sequence MSSTHLATPARLETPAPAFDPAGPARALFLALVVVFVATPLVATVLGGFKGLGELRVNPFGLPDAWEWRNYADILLSRRYWQMLENSLIISSLTVVLTLIVASMAAFVFAHVKFYGSTMLLNYITMGLLFPAATAILPLFIKVRDLGLLDTYFGVVLPQVAFSLAMSILLLRRFFKDLPHELLEAALVDGCSYIAFFRFVTLPLSRPILATVGTIAFVNSWNSYLVPLVMLNSDSLYPWPLGIMVYQGEYSSEWNLILAYITLTILPTILLFLAAQKHIVAGLTAGAVKG from the coding sequence ATGAGTAGCACCCACCTCGCCACCCCTGCCCGGCTGGAGACACCCGCCCCCGCCTTCGACCCGGCCGGCCCCGCCCGGGCGCTGTTCCTGGCCCTCGTCGTCGTCTTCGTGGCGACCCCGCTCGTCGCCACCGTGCTCGGCGGTTTCAAGGGTCTCGGCGAGCTGCGCGTCAACCCCTTCGGCCTGCCCGACGCCTGGGAATGGCGGAACTACGCCGACATCCTGCTCTCCCGGCGCTACTGGCAGATGCTCGAGAACTCGCTGATCATCTCGAGCCTGACGGTCGTGCTGACCCTGATCGTCGCCTCCATGGCGGCCTTCGTGTTCGCCCACGTGAAGTTTTACGGCAGCACGATGCTGCTCAACTACATCACCATGGGGCTCCTCTTCCCCGCCGCGACTGCCATCCTGCCGCTCTTCATCAAGGTGCGAGACTTGGGCCTGCTCGACACCTATTTCGGCGTCGTGCTGCCGCAGGTCGCCTTCAGCCTCGCCATGAGCATCCTGCTGCTGCGCCGCTTCTTCAAGGACCTGCCCCACGAGCTCCTGGAGGCAGCGCTGGTCGACGGCTGCAGCTACATCGCCTTCTTCCGCTTCGTGACGCTGCCCCTGTCCCGGCCGATCCTGGCGACCGTCGGCACGATCGCCTTCGTGAACAGCTGGAACAGCTACCTTGTGCCGCTCGTGATGCTGAACTCGGACAGCCTCTATCCCTGGCCGCTCGGCATCATGGTCTACCAGGGCGAATACTCGTCCGAGTGGAACCTGATCCTCGCCTACATCACCCTCACCATCCTGCCCACCATCCTGCTCTTCCTCGCCGCCCAGAAGCACATCGTCGCCGGCCTGACGGCCGGGGCCGTGAAAGGCTGA
- a CDS encoding Gfo/Idh/MocA family protein → MRKIGIGVVGCGNISRKYLEAMKRFDTIELKAVADIRTPAAEACGAEFGVPGLRVDQLLKRDDVEIVINLTVPLAHTDVSLAVLRAGKHVHSEKPLGVNVAEARKVMDLAAEKGLRVGCAPDTFLGGGHQTARKLIDDGAIGTPVAGTAFFMCPGHERWHPAPGFYYLRGGGPMLDMGPYYITDLVQLLGPVASVMGSTSRIRTERLVTSEPMKGTMIPVEVATHVAGTLEFASGAIVSIAMSFDVPKHRHTPIEIYGTEGSLLVPDPNRFGGEVQLAKTGGDFAPVPLSHGNAEGEFRSIGVADMAAAILSGRPHRASGALALHVLEAMEAFQISSDEGRRVKLETTVERPAMLTPGLPTGAMD, encoded by the coding sequence ATGAGAAAGATCGGCATCGGCGTCGTCGGCTGCGGCAACATCAGCCGCAAGTACCTGGAGGCCATGAAGCGGTTCGATACGATCGAGCTGAAGGCGGTCGCCGATATCCGCACCCCGGCCGCCGAGGCCTGCGGGGCGGAGTTCGGCGTGCCGGGCCTGCGCGTCGACCAGCTCCTGAAGCGCGACGACGTGGAGATCGTCATCAACCTCACAGTGCCGCTCGCCCACACGGACGTGAGCCTCGCCGTGCTGCGCGCCGGCAAGCACGTGCATTCCGAGAAGCCGCTCGGGGTGAACGTCGCCGAGGCCCGCAAGGTGATGGACCTCGCCGCCGAGAAGGGGCTGCGCGTCGGCTGTGCGCCCGACACCTTCCTCGGCGGCGGCCACCAGACCGCCCGCAAGCTGATCGACGACGGCGCGATCGGCACCCCGGTCGCCGGCACGGCCTTCTTCATGTGCCCGGGCCACGAGCGCTGGCACCCGGCGCCCGGCTTCTACTACCTGCGCGGCGGCGGGCCGATGCTCGACATGGGGCCCTACTACATCACCGACCTCGTCCAATTGCTCGGGCCGGTGGCGAGCGTCATGGGCTCGACCTCGCGCATCCGCACAGAGCGGCTCGTCACCTCCGAGCCGATGAAGGGGACCATGATCCCGGTCGAGGTCGCCACCCACGTGGCCGGCACGCTCGAGTTCGCCTCCGGCGCGATCGTCTCCATCGCCATGAGCTTCGACGTGCCGAAGCACCGGCATACCCCGATCGAGATCTACGGCACGGAGGGGAGCCTCCTGGTGCCCGACCCCAACCGCTTCGGCGGCGAGGTGCAGCTGGCGAAGACCGGCGGCGACTTCGCGCCCGTGCCGCTCAGCCACGGCAACGCGGAGGGCGAGTTCCGTTCCATCGGCGTCGCCGACATGGCCGCCGCGATCCTCTCCGGCCGGCCCCACCGGGCGAGCGGCGCGCTGGCGCTGCACGTGCTCGAGGCCATGGAGGCCTTCCAGATCTCGTCGGACGAGGGCCGGCGCGTGAAGCTCGAAACCACCGTGGAGCGGCCGGCCATGTTGACGCCGGGCCTGCCCACGGGCGCGATGGACTAA
- a CDS encoding ThuA domain-containing protein, producing MRKAMIVWGGWAGHDPDLCASIVRGWLKAEGFDVRVETETAAFGDPAIHDLDLIVPIYTMSRIEKPDALNLCAAVRAGVGLAGHHGGMCDAFRDNVDYQFLCGGQWVAHPGNIIDYRVDVTRPDDPIMRGIASFDYRSEQYYMHVDPANEVLATTTFSGEHAPWIEGVVMPVVWKKRYGAGRVFYSSLGHRAYELDVPEVRTLMTRGMLWAARG from the coding sequence ATGCGCAAGGCCATGATCGTCTGGGGCGGATGGGCCGGGCACGACCCGGATCTCTGCGCCTCCATCGTCCGCGGCTGGCTGAAGGCGGAGGGCTTCGACGTGCGCGTCGAGACCGAGACCGCCGCCTTCGGCGACCCCGCCATCCACGACCTCGACCTGATCGTCCCGATCTACACCATGTCCAGGATCGAGAAGCCGGACGCCCTCAACCTCTGCGCCGCCGTGCGCGCCGGGGTCGGTCTCGCCGGCCATCACGGCGGCATGTGCGACGCCTTCCGGGACAATGTCGACTACCAGTTCCTGTGCGGCGGCCAGTGGGTCGCGCACCCGGGCAACATCATCGACTACCGGGTTGACGTGACGCGTCCCGACGACCCGATCATGCGCGGCATCGCGAGCTTCGACTACCGCTCCGAGCAGTACTACATGCATGTCGACCCGGCCAACGAGGTGCTTGCGACCACCACCTTCTCCGGCGAGCATGCGCCCTGGATCGAGGGGGTGGTGATGCCGGTCGTCTGGAAGAAGCGCTACGGCGCGGGCCGCGTCTTCTACTCCTCCCTCGGGCACCGGGCCTACGAGCTCGACGTGCCGGAGGTGAGGACCCTCATGACGCGCGGCATGCTCTGGGCGGCCCGGGGATGA
- a CDS encoding LacI family DNA-binding transcriptional regulator has product MTTQEAPPPPGRVTLDDVAREAGVSLATADRVVNRRPGVRDRTVARVEAAAARLGYRADPAASRLARNRSYRFAFLLPTGANSFMTELAAQVRRTAEWLAPQRGFIDLVHVDVFDPAALAAALERVPDGIDGVAAVALDHPRVRAAIDDLAARGIGVVTLVSDAPSSRRFHYVGIDNPAAGRTAGTLMGRFLASRTGSVGLVAGSLALRDHAERQFGFHQVMAAEYPNLTVLPALEGRDDARRTRALAERLIAETPDLVGIYNVGAGNRGIAAALEETGRAHDLVWIGHELTAHSRRYLLHGLMDAVISQDPGHEARSAARVLMAHATGEPILADQERIRIDIFLRDNLP; this is encoded by the coding sequence ATGACGACGCAGGAGGCGCCGCCCCCGCCGGGGCGGGTCACGCTCGACGATGTGGCGCGGGAGGCGGGCGTGTCGCTCGCCACCGCCGACCGGGTCGTCAACCGGCGTCCCGGCGTGCGCGACAGGACGGTCGCCCGCGTCGAGGCGGCCGCGGCCCGCCTCGGCTACCGGGCCGACCCGGCCGCCTCCCGCCTCGCCCGCAACCGCAGCTACCGCTTCGCCTTCCTGCTGCCGACCGGGGCGAACTCCTTCATGACGGAGCTCGCCGCCCAGGTCCGGCGCACGGCCGAGTGGCTCGCGCCGCAGCGCGGCTTCATCGATCTCGTCCATGTGGACGTCTTCGACCCGGCGGCGCTCGCCGCCGCGCTCGAACGTGTGCCCGACGGGATCGACGGCGTGGCCGCCGTCGCGCTCGACCACCCGCGGGTGCGCGCCGCCATCGACGACCTCGCCGCCCGCGGCATCGGGGTCGTCACGCTCGTCTCCGACGCGCCCTCCTCCCGCCGCTTCCACTATGTCGGCATCGACAACCCGGCCGCCGGCCGCACCGCCGGCACGCTGATGGGCCGCTTCCTCGCCAGCCGGACCGGATCCGTGGGGCTCGTGGCGGGCTCGCTCGCGCTGCGCGACCATGCCGAGCGGCAGTTCGGCTTCCACCAGGTGATGGCGGCCGAGTACCCGAACCTCACCGTCCTGCCGGCCCTGGAGGGGCGCGACGACGCCCGGCGCACCCGCGCCCTGGCCGAGCGCCTGATCGCCGAGACCCCCGACCTCGTCGGCATCTACAATGTCGGCGCCGGCAACCGGGGCATCGCCGCGGCGCTCGAGGAGACGGGCCGCGCCCACGACCTCGTCTGGATCGGCCACGAGCTGACCGCCCACAGCCGCCGCTACCTGCTGCACGGCCTGATGGACGCCGTCATCAGCCAGGACCCCGGCCACGAGGCCCGCTCCGCCGCCCGCGTGCTGATGGCCCACGCCACCGGCGAGCCGATCCTCGCCGACCAGGAGCGCATCCGCATCGACATCTTCCTGCGCGACAACCTGCCCTGA
- a CDS encoding ribonuclease activity regulator RraA produces MTHTQNITRPPKHLVAALKEIGSATIASELYFLGIRNVAITGPRSYTPGRVSAGPALTLQFMPMREDMFGAAEYDDPEKQLHRHVLYHAEAGDMVLIDARGDMTSGIFGEMMMAYFAGVGGEGVVIDGCIRDSDKACSMGPGVWLRGTTPNFHAQTNIFPFAVNVPIACGGVFVMPGDIVVADNDGAVVVPVALAEKVVEEGRKHADWEVFSRLRLSEGGDMRKYYPLRADAEAEYLAWRAAQARG; encoded by the coding sequence ATGACCCACACGCAGAACATCACCCGTCCGCCGAAGCACCTCGTGGCGGCGCTGAAGGAGATCGGCAGCGCGACGATCGCCAGCGAGCTCTATTTTCTCGGCATCCGCAACGTCGCCATCACGGGCCCGCGCAGCTACACGCCCGGCCGTGTCTCGGCCGGCCCGGCCCTGACGCTCCAGTTCATGCCGATGCGCGAGGACATGTTCGGGGCGGCCGAATACGACGACCCGGAGAAGCAGCTGCACCGGCACGTCCTCTACCATGCGGAGGCGGGCGACATGGTGTTGATCGACGCGCGCGGCGACATGACCAGCGGCATCTTCGGCGAGATGATGATGGCCTATTTCGCCGGCGTCGGCGGGGAGGGCGTCGTGATCGACGGCTGCATCCGGGATTCCGACAAGGCCTGCAGCATGGGACCCGGCGTCTGGCTGCGCGGCACCACGCCGAACTTCCACGCCCAGACCAACATCTTCCCCTTCGCGGTCAACGTGCCGATCGCCTGCGGCGGGGTCTTCGTCATGCCGGGCGACATCGTGGTGGCGGACAACGACGGCGCGGTCGTGGTGCCGGTCGCGCTCGCCGAGAAGGTGGTCGAGGAGGGGCGGAAGCACGCCGACTGGGAGGTCTTCTCGCGCCTCCGGCTGAGCGAGGGCGGGGACATGCGCAAGTACTATCCCCTGCGCGCCGACGCGGAGGCGGAGTATCTCGCCTGGCGTGCCGCGCAGGCGCGGGGCTGA
- a CDS encoding aldo/keto reductase produces the protein MSYASPVPQFGLGTYGRIGPAGLTALETAIEVGYRHFDTAQSYGTEINVGEAIRRSGLPRSEVFVTTKVADSNLAGADFMPSVELSLATIDLGPVDLLLIHWPSEMDRVPLEDYVTALAEAQQRGLTRMIGVSNFPVALLERTEALLGPGAIVTNQVEIHPYLQAPRLTAFARSRGVMLTAYQPLAKGEVGGDPVLGRIAGAQGVTAAAVALAFLMAEGHAVIPASSTEANLRANFAARDVSLSPDEIAEIRRLDRGYRRIHPAKAPRWDD, from the coding sequence ATGTCCTACGCTTCGCCCGTTCCCCAGTTCGGCCTCGGCACGTATGGCCGGATCGGCCCCGCCGGCCTCACAGCCCTGGAGACCGCGATCGAGGTCGGCTACCGGCACTTCGACACGGCCCAGTCCTACGGCACCGAGATCAATGTCGGCGAGGCGATCCGGCGCTCGGGCCTGCCCCGGTCCGAGGTGTTCGTGACGACCAAGGTGGCCGACAGCAATCTCGCCGGGGCGGACTTCATGCCCAGTGTCGAGCTGAGCCTCGCGACGATCGACCTCGGGCCCGTCGACCTCCTCCTGATCCACTGGCCGAGCGAGATGGACCGGGTGCCGCTCGAGGACTACGTCACCGCGCTCGCGGAGGCGCAGCAACGCGGCCTTACCCGGATGATCGGCGTCTCCAACTTCCCCGTCGCGCTCCTGGAGCGCACCGAGGCCCTGCTCGGCCCCGGCGCGATCGTCACGAACCAGGTCGAGATCCATCCCTACCTGCAGGCGCCGCGGCTGACGGCCTTCGCCCGGTCGCGCGGCGTGATGCTGACCGCCTACCAGCCGCTCGCCAAGGGCGAGGTCGGCGGCGACCCAGTCCTCGGCCGCATCGCCGGGGCGCAGGGCGTGACCGCCGCCGCGGTGGCGCTCGCCTTCCTGATGGCGGAGGGCCACGCGGTGATCCCTGCCTCGTCGACCGAGGCGAACCTCCGCGCCAACTTCGCCGCCCGCGACGTGTCCCTGAGTCCCGACGAGATCGCCGAGATCCGGCGCCTCGATCGGGGCTATCGCCGCATCCACCCCGCCAAGGCCCCGCGCTGGGACGACTGA
- a CDS encoding carbohydrate ABC transporter permease — MSAIPSEAGSLTRPGLGWPLILLGSALVVFVCLFPFVWMGVSSIKELRELYTIPPHWWPENPTLANYEKVIFQSNIPRYFLNSIIISVGSTGLALILAIFAANGFARFRFRGQAFWQSCVLVGQLLPTAAIIVPLFITLRVLGLVNTYWGLIMVYMIITLPLSVWMLTSYFRAIPIELEEAAIVDGASRLRILFAITLPLSLPGIMAVLVYAFITTWNEFIFALCFATDSSVKTLPIGLAEFSTEFNTDWGAVMAASMVMTVPIALLFLIFQKHFVGGLTAGATKG, encoded by the coding sequence ATGAGCGCGATCCCGTCTGAAGCCGGCAGCCTGACCAGGCCGGGCCTCGGCTGGCCGCTGATCCTCCTGGGATCGGCCCTGGTCGTCTTCGTGTGCCTCTTCCCCTTCGTCTGGATGGGCGTCTCCTCGATCAAGGAATTGCGCGAGCTCTACACGATCCCGCCGCACTGGTGGCCCGAGAACCCGACGCTCGCGAACTACGAGAAGGTCATCTTCCAGAGCAACATCCCGCGCTACTTCCTCAACTCGATCATCATCTCGGTCGGATCGACCGGGCTCGCCCTGATCCTCGCCATCTTCGCCGCCAACGGCTTCGCCCGCTTCCGCTTCCGCGGCCAGGCCTTCTGGCAGAGCTGCGTGCTGGTCGGCCAGCTCCTGCCGACGGCTGCCATCATCGTGCCGCTCTTCATCACGCTGCGGGTGCTCGGCCTCGTGAACACCTACTGGGGCCTGATCATGGTCTACATGATCATCACCCTGCCGCTCAGCGTCTGGATGCTGACGAGCTACTTCCGTGCCATCCCGATCGAGCTCGAGGAGGCGGCCATCGTCGACGGGGCGAGCCGGCTGCGCATCCTCTTCGCCATCACGCTGCCGCTGTCGCTGCCCGGAATCATGGCCGTGCTGGTCTATGCCTTCATTACGACCTGGAACGAGTTCATCTTCGCGCTCTGCTTCGCGACGGATTCCTCGGTCAAGACCCTGCCGATCGGGCTCGCCGAGTTCTCGACCGAGTTCAACACCGACTGGGGCGCCGTGATGGCCGCCTCGATGGTGATGACGGTGCCGATCGCGCTCCTCTTCCTGATCTTCCAGAAGCACTTCGTCGGCGGCCTGACCGCGGGCGCCACCAAGGGATGA
- a CDS encoding carbohydrate ABC transporter permease: MRSNAGLVFALPALVVLFMLIAYPVVYTGWLSVTDDQGNLVGLKNFSAVLRPRVTTQALWNTLWWVAGSIVFQVLLGVATAILLNQNFPGRALVRSVALVPWIIPGIVAATTWAWMFHTEFGIINYMMTGVGILPEPIGWLTRGDTVLPAMIAINVWKLFPFVAIMVLAALQSIPNDLYEAARMDGANYWGEIRHVMLPQIRPVVTAVTLLLVIWGLNAITIIYAITRGGPANRTLITPIQIFRLAFEAVEFNQAAALSVLFFAVVMVVVFVYIRLLADRAGEGT; this comes from the coding sequence ATGCGCAGCAATGCAGGCCTGGTCTTCGCCCTGCCGGCGCTGGTCGTCCTCTTCATGCTGATCGCCTACCCGGTGGTCTACACGGGCTGGCTCAGCGTGACGGACGACCAAGGCAACCTCGTGGGCCTCAAGAACTTCTCGGCCGTCCTGCGCCCGCGCGTGACCACCCAGGCGCTGTGGAACACGCTCTGGTGGGTGGCGGGCTCGATCGTCTTCCAGGTCCTGCTCGGGGTCGCCACCGCGATCCTGCTCAACCAGAACTTCCCCGGCCGCGCCCTCGTGCGCTCCGTCGCGCTGGTCCCCTGGATCATCCCCGGCATCGTGGCGGCGACGACCTGGGCCTGGATGTTCCACACCGAGTTCGGGATCATCAACTACATGATGACCGGGGTCGGCATCCTGCCCGAGCCGATCGGCTGGCTGACCCGCGGCGACACCGTGCTGCCCGCGATGATCGCCATCAACGTCTGGAAGCTCTTTCCCTTCGTGGCGATCATGGTGCTGGCCGCGCTCCAGTCGATCCCCAACGACCTCTACGAGGCGGCGCGGATGGACGGCGCGAACTACTGGGGCGAGATCCGCCACGTGATGTTGCCGCAGATCCGTCCGGTGGTGACGGCCGTCACGCTGCTCCTCGTCATCTGGGGCCTCAACGCCATCACGATCATCTACGCCATCACGCGCGGCGGCCCGGCCAACCGCACCCTCATCACGCCGATCCAGATCTTCCGGCTCGCCTTCGAGGCGGTCGAGTTCAACCAGGCCGCGGCCCTCAGCGTGCTCTTCTTCGCCGTCGTGATGGTGGTGGTCTTCGTCTATATCCGGCTGCTCGCCGACCGGGCGGGGGAGGGCACATGA
- a CDS encoding ABC transporter substrate-binding protein, with translation MNAQTRTGLLALALLAGAASLPAKAGEVTWWAPNWGEARARELVQKFQAANPGITVKIEVTVSNGLPERVLTAMRSGAGPDVIEVQHGWVNGYAQNDLVLPLDDTLQDKADYQKSALDYVTWNGKAWAVPYRIETHGIIYNKDHFKEAGLDPDKPIETWDGLVAAAKALTKSGRSGFGITGGGEVGNTIFRSLPFIWMAGGDILSADQKQVLINKPEAVKAVTFYTDFYKQGLAPKSTLENDGLSLRRLFVAGTVSAYQSGQFDLPAIAKENPKLSLGAMPIPHPEGKQTAAILGGWSYVIPKAAKNPAEAKKLIQFLSTAENQAFYTDTFPARISSLKAERFQDPMLKPFATMLPYGRPVPAHKNWVKMVQAYFDGIQRILLGEQTVQKSMDQVAEEITALL, from the coding sequence ATGAACGCTCAGACCCGAACGGGCCTCTTGGCCCTGGCGCTCCTGGCGGGCGCCGCGTCCCTGCCCGCGAAGGCCGGGGAGGTCACCTGGTGGGCGCCGAACTGGGGCGAGGCGCGGGCGCGCGAGCTCGTCCAGAAGTTCCAGGCCGCCAATCCCGGGATCACCGTCAAGATCGAGGTGACGGTCTCCAACGGCCTGCCCGAGCGGGTGCTCACCGCCATGCGCTCCGGCGCGGGGCCCGACGTCATCGAGGTCCAGCACGGCTGGGTAAACGGCTACGCGCAGAACGACCTCGTCCTGCCGCTCGACGACACTCTGCAGGACAAGGCCGACTACCAGAAGTCGGCGCTCGACTACGTCACCTGGAACGGCAAGGCCTGGGCGGTCCCGTACCGGATCGAGACCCACGGCATCATCTACAACAAGGACCACTTCAAGGAGGCCGGGCTCGATCCCGACAAGCCGATCGAGACCTGGGACGGGCTCGTGGCGGCCGCCAAGGCGCTGACCAAGAGCGGGCGCTCCGGCTTCGGCATCACGGGCGGCGGCGAGGTCGGCAACACGATCTTCCGCTCGCTGCCCTTCATCTGGATGGCCGGCGGCGACATCCTGTCGGCCGACCAGAAGCAGGTGCTCATCAACAAGCCGGAGGCGGTCAAGGCCGTCACCTTCTACACCGACTTCTACAAGCAAGGCCTCGCGCCGAAATCGACGCTGGAGAACGACGGCCTGTCGCTTCGCCGTCTCTTCGTCGCCGGCACGGTGTCGGCCTACCAGTCCGGCCAGTTCGACCTGCCGGCCATCGCCAAGGAGAACCCGAAACTCAGCCTCGGCGCCATGCCGATCCCGCATCCCGAAGGCAAGCAGACCGCCGCGATCCTCGGCGGCTGGAGCTACGTGATCCCCAAGGCGGCCAAGAACCCGGCGGAGGCGAAGAAGCTCATCCAGTTCCTGAGCACCGCCGAGAACCAGGCCTTCTACACGGACACGTTCCCGGCCCGCATCTCCTCGCTCAAGGCCGAGCGGTTCCAGGATCCCATGCTGAAGCCCTTCGCGACGATGCTGCCCTACGGCCGCCCGGTCCCGGCCCACAAGAACTGGGTCAAGATGGTCCAGGCCTATTTCGACGGCATCCAGCGCATCCTGCTCGGGGAACAGACTGTGCAGAAGTCGATGGACCAGGTGGCCGAGGAGATCACCGCGCTCCTCTGA
- a CDS encoding mannonate dehydratase, whose product MRVGLTLTGKNLSEDGARFAAELGVGDVVIHFNDYAGGADAGPYLTGGQVGPILGDCRNEPAWDDERLSGTVAMLARHGLKVAALENFSPAHWSDVLLDGPRRADQMDGLKRLVRAAGRAGIPVIGYNFSIAGVWGWRRAPLARGGATTVTYDLSPEDAARPIPDGMVWNMRTRDARPGAGPVRVTEAELWERLGRFLDELVPVAEEAGVRLAAHPDDPPVETLRGCGRLVNSHEKYDRLLALRPSRANALEFCIGSLQEMAGGDVYETTRRHARAGAIAYVHFRNVRGKVPSYVEAFVDDGDVDMTEIVRILRDESFDGVMVPDHVPDLTCAAPWHAGHAYTVGYMRALVAHAHLLGPSWSAGRREEGPAARTA is encoded by the coding sequence ATGCGGGTCGGACTGACGCTCACCGGCAAGAACCTCTCCGAGGACGGCGCACGCTTCGCCGCGGAACTCGGCGTGGGCGACGTGGTGATCCACTTCAACGACTATGCCGGCGGCGCCGACGCCGGGCCCTACCTCACCGGCGGTCAGGTCGGGCCGATCCTCGGGGACTGCCGGAACGAGCCAGCCTGGGACGACGAGCGGCTGTCCGGGACGGTCGCCATGCTGGCCCGGCACGGGCTGAAGGTGGCGGCGCTCGAGAACTTCTCGCCTGCGCACTGGTCCGACGTGCTTCTCGACGGGCCGCGCCGGGCGGACCAGATGGACGGTCTGAAGCGCCTCGTCCGCGCCGCCGGCCGGGCCGGGATCCCGGTCATCGGCTACAACTTCTCGATCGCCGGCGTCTGGGGCTGGCGGCGCGCGCCGCTCGCCCGCGGCGGGGCGACGACGGTCACCTACGACCTCTCGCCGGAGGACGCGGCGCGGCCGATCCCGGACGGCATGGTCTGGAACATGCGCACCCGCGACGCCCGCCCGGGCGCCGGCCCGGTGCGGGTCACCGAGGCGGAGCTGTGGGAGAGGCTGGGCCGCTTCCTGGACGAGCTGGTGCCGGTCGCCGAGGAGGCGGGCGTGCGCCTCGCCGCGCATCCGGACGACCCGCCGGTCGAGACCCTGCGGGGCTGCGGCCGGCTCGTGAACAGCCACGAGAAGTACGACCGTCTGCTGGCGCTCCGGCCGAGCCGGGCCAACGCGCTCGAGTTCTGCATCGGGTCCCTGCAGGAGATGGCGGGCGGCGACGTCTACGAGACCACCCGACGTCACGCCCGGGCCGGCGCGATCGCCTACGTCCACTTCCGCAACGTACGCGGCAAGGTCCCGTCCTACGTGGAGGCCTTCGTGGACGACGGCGACGTCGACATGACCGAGATCGTCCGCATCCTGCGCGACGAGTCCTTCGACGGGGTGATGGTGCCGGATCACGTCCCGGACCTCACCTGCGCGGCGCCCTGGCACGCCGGGCACGCCTACACGGTGGGCTACATGAGGGCCCTCGTCGCCCATGCGCATCTGCTCGGACCCTCGTGGTCCGCCGGCCGCCGGGAGGAGGGACCCGCCGCGCGAACCGCTTGA
- a CDS encoding VOC family protein: protein MLTVSCITHVAIRVKDIGPTLDFYVGKLGFEELMRIDRDGRLWLLYLRITDTQYLEVFPEGVGDRAAEREAVGYNHMCLEVPDIEQSVRELEAAGVPLIRPKVLGADGNWQCWIEDPDGHRIELMQMMPDAMQARAIARRKAGG, encoded by the coding sequence ATGCTGACCGTCTCGTGCATCACGCATGTCGCCATCCGGGTGAAGGACATCGGCCCGACGCTCGACTTCTACGTCGGCAAGCTCGGCTTCGAGGAGTTGATGCGGATCGACCGGGACGGCCGGCTCTGGCTGCTCTACCTGCGCATCACCGACACGCAGTATCTCGAGGTCTTTCCCGAGGGGGTCGGCGACCGGGCGGCCGAGCGGGAGGCGGTCGGCTACAACCACATGTGCCTGGAGGTGCCCGACATCGAACAGTCGGTCCGCGAGCTCGAGGCGGCCGGCGTGCCGCTGATCCGGCCCAAGGTGCTCGGCGCGGACGGCAACTGGCAGTGCTGGATCGAGGATCCGGACGGCCACCGGATCGAGCTCATGCAGATGATGCCCGACGCCATGCAGGCCCGGGCGATCGCGCGCCGCAAGGCCGGGGGCTGA
- a CDS encoding IclR family transcriptional regulator gives MSTAEPSSPARDRPSGPAGLEPKHTIPAIDRMMDVLGVLERREAGASITALAAELAVPRTTVYRILNTLQAHDMVQRDPGGSYRLGRRILRLAAHVSPAAVDVDLAAVAQPFLDRLSADLGASVKLSVIDHEGVYVLAVAQGRREYALTVAPGQRMPIHAGAASKLLLAHLPPDQQAWWLSRPLQAFTARSITDPKRLRAELARIIRQGWAQDRGEHAPSIHAYAAPVVGREGRVVAALSVPFLLGTAPDRMEQMRLAAIATARAISDTIAS, from the coding sequence ATGTCAACCGCCGAGCCCAGCAGCCCCGCCCGGGATCGCCCCTCCGGGCCCGCCGGACTGGAGCCGAAGCACACCATTCCCGCCATCGACCGCATGATGGACGTGCTGGGCGTCCTGGAGCGGCGCGAGGCCGGCGCCTCCATCACGGCCCTCGCCGCCGAGCTCGCGGTGCCGCGCACGACCGTCTACCGGATCCTCAACACCCTGCAGGCGCACGACATGGTCCAGCGGGACCCGGGCGGCTCCTACCGCCTCGGCCGCCGCATCCTGCGCCTCGCCGCCCATGTGAGCCCGGCCGCCGTCGACGTCGACCTCGCCGCGGTCGCCCAGCCCTTCCTGGACCGGCTGTCCGCCGACCTCGGCGCCAGCGTCAAGCTCTCCGTCATCGACCACGAGGGCGTATACGTGCTCGCCGTCGCCCAGGGCCGGCGCGAATACGCGCTGACGGTGGCACCCGGCCAGCGCATGCCGATCCACGCCGGCGCCGCCAGCAAGCTCCTCCTCGCCCACCTGCCGCCGGACCAGCAGGCCTGGTGGCTGTCGCGGCCACTTCAGGCCTTCACGGCGCGATCGATCACCGACCCGAAGCGCCTGCGTGCCGAGCTCGCCCGCATCATCCGCCAGGGCTGGGCGCAGGACCGCGGCGAGCACGCCCCGAGCATCCACGCCTACGCGGCCCCCGTGGTCGGCCGCGAGGGCCGGGTCGTCGCCGCCCTCAGCGTCCCCTTCCTGCTCGGCACCGCCCCCGACCGCATGGAACAGATGCGCCTAGCCGCCATCGCCACCGCCCGCGCGATCTCCGACACGATTGCATCCTGA